The genome window AGGAGGGAGAGCGATGGAACAGAATGACACGAGAGACTGAGTGAAAAATAGATGGATACAGACAAGCATGTAGATGGTTGGCCCTATATAACAGAACCACATTGACACTTACGAACATTATAGGCTAGGCCTACTGCATTAggctttagggaatttaaataTAGGGCTATATTGTTCTCAGTATGCGAGTTTGTAACTTGTTGTAACTGACAACTCCAGCAATGAACAGTTCATAAGGAAGCATGACCGAACGACAGGTGAAGACTTCCTAATActttaaccatagactgtaaggCTGTGTAAATATACATAACAGTCTATGACTTTAACACGTCAGCCAACAAGAGCCAGGCGCGCCCCCACTGCTGcaacagtctatggctgcaactaacaaaaAGGTTCGCGTGTATGGCACATAGACTGTTAGCGCGGGTTGCGTTCAAATACTGTCGGGAATATGGAAACTATAAACAAATGGAGTAACCGTACAGGAGCTGCTTGCATATTtaaactgtaaaaaacaatataGGCTACAGCTTCTTATCCCTTGCAAAAAAAGTGCAGGAACCCTGCAGGAAATCCCATGCAGGAGTCCTGCATGAAATAATTCTGAATCCCGCAGGATTATGGCCAAAAAATCCTGTAGATTTTCCTGTAGGACTCCTATGTCATTTCCTGCAGCATCTCAGGTCACAATCCTTCACAATTTCCGTGCACGAAATGTAATGCAGGATTTCAGCAAggaatatatgtatatctataatATTCATAAAAGTGTGCTGGAAAATAGAGTTTGGGGGGCCAGTCAGTGTTGTTCACAAACTGGGCTATTTCACAATGCACAAACTCGTGACATGAAAGAAAACGTGGGCCTCTTTTCCCTCCACGGCTGACCTTTAATTCCTGGATCAACAGGTAGGCCATTTTTTGACATTCAAAAATGTATCAAATGTGAGCCTGTTCTTCAACTTTCAATACAGATCTGCTTCCAAAGTTTGTGCTAATTCACCTAGCTAGCTGTTGGCAGGGTTATCTTTCCTCAAGTTCTAACGGTAAGCTCTAGCCTAACGTTACCGTAAGCGCTAGCCTACAGGAAGAATTGTTTGAAAAAAGCTGTATTTAACGTTAATTGAATGGATTTCATACACCATATTTTGTTCCCATTAACAAAATAGgcttagcaaatttagcataAACTGGATTAGGTTAGGTTCTCAAAATGTTGTCGATTAAAGTAAACCATGCAGTTAGCCTAGCTTTAAGTTTTATTCACATTCTGTGGTTTCACATACATGGTAGCTAACTGGTGTGTGAACTATATTGGAAAAATGTTAACAATCACTTTTTTGATTAATGTTAATTAGCAGCGttaaagctaaaacaaaatatCGCTCTATAGACCTTTTGGTGGTTAAAAACTCAATTGAGTACCTTTTTAAAGTGGCTAGTCATGAAACAAATTGATTCAAAACAGCCAGGACCAACAATGTGAAGCAGTAACAGACCGTATGTAAACCAGTTATGTAATATTATAGCCAAGCCAGTTAATAGTTAAGTTAGTTAATAGCCCCATACAGATTTGTTGTAAAGTCTGTTTTCggctgttgtcttttttttattttaaataagctAAACTTATTCAGGCCTACATCATTTAAAATAGGCATAACAGGCCCATGTATAGCAGCATATCGTTTTAAAGCAGGATGTCTGAAATCGTTAGCGAAAGCGTAACtagcaaaagaagaaaaaaaaattaaattcctTAAAAGTCACCTTGCTTACACGATACAATAAACAAAATATCTTTAAGGCAGAGGCTGAGAGCTTTACGAGGAGCACCTAAAGGCAGCACAGGGAGGCGTTTCCATTGTAGCCGTCCCTGCGTCGCCTGCCTGTCTGTACAGCTCAGCCTGAtttctcctccccccccccacacacacacctcctcctcctcttcctcttgtttCTCACCGCATCTCCTCCACCACCTGCGACGCAGCGATGGAGAGCCGCTGCAAATGATTATAAGCTCACGGAAGATCACACttgatagagagaaagagaagacacACAGAGGGGAAGCCAGATAACGTTAAAGAGGGAGCTAGACGAgcggaaacagaaacatatggCTTGTCTGAAGAGCGGCTGGTTCTGAGGACTGCTGAACCCGGGCTGAAACTTATTCAACCACCGTGATCAACTAAAAGGCACATTTGATTCATCCATCTCATTGTTTGACACTTCTTTTCCTTATTAGTGTGTGCTATCACTCACCTGTGTGAGGCTGTGCTTATACGTCTGTTTGATTATAGTTTGTGCGGGGTATATTGCGGTTGTTTTACCTCCCTGAacgcgcacacatacacgcacactgATCATCACAAGACGCGGCGCAGCCTACAAAAGCCTTCTTGGGAAATTTAATTAGACAAGTTATTTCCACAGAAGAGTAGGACAAGAGTGGCCGGCTCTCTGCTTCCCTTCCTTTCCCCTGCTCATCGTGTCTCCTCTGGGCCCAACAGGAGTCTCTTAGACCCCTCTCTTCTCCCACATCCCCCACCCTGCGGTAACAAGACATGTCTGGACAGACTGTGACCATCCCGGACGACCGGGCGTTCGCTAGCTTCAAGGCGGAGTGTCTGTGCGATGAAGGCTGGAGTATGAGCCACAATAAGGGGGGCATCACGGTGTGGACCCAGGGTCTGGAAGAGGGGAAGCCCATCCACAAAATGAAGGTGAGACTGTTAACCTCCGCAGGTATGAAACAGAAGATAGCGAAAGCCCCTAGAATATGTTCAAATACAACAAAGTATACATTTGATTTGTAGCCTATACTCACTTTCTatgggaggggaaaaaaagacactgCTGTATAATCCAATTGGCAGGGAAGTGCTTTTTCTAAATTCCCATATGATTGAAACTGCTGACATGCTTTAACTGCTGCTTTTTGCTGCATGCTAGTTGCAGAGGCTTCTCCAACCCACTAACAGCACATTGCTtttcaaacaaatgtatttaGATGACACAGCATACTATATGTTGTCCCTTTGTAAGCATGCAAACACATGGGTTGTGTTAATAGTCCTAGTGTGATGCTAATAGTGGAACTGTAAATCCTGCAGTGtgtaacttcttttttttttttttttttttttttacatcctgTGTTAGATTCACTTATCTTTTTATAAGTGTGTACAGTGGTGGGGTTGTGAATTTATGCCTGATACACACTATAAGAAATCCCCTGGACTAAAGTGAAGTGAGAGCCTCTGGAGGCAGGTTTAATTCTCTGGAGATGTCCTTATCCTCTGCCAGTGAAACTATTTTCAAGTCTCATATAAGGTAGTGTTGAGTATATTATGTTGGGTTACTTAGTTGACTTCTGTGGAGTTGGTTTTGCATACAGTTTGTCATTTAACACAGCACAGGGAAgtaaacaaaaactgaaataatACAACAGACAAAAGAACTGATTATGGCTGAACTAGCTACATTGTTTTTGGGCTCTGATAACTTATGGTTAATCGTcattatttgtagttatttattaaCTAAACTATTAACCAGTTTTGGAACTGCCTACAGTTTAACATTAATACAGTAACACAAGGTGCAGTAGGtggtagggctgtgcaattaatacatttttaatcgtgattacgaTTTCTGCTCCTAACGATCCCAAATCGTGGAAAAATTTTGCACATTAAGTTTTGCAAGTCAGCTCTTATTTTGTCCTGTGTTCTGaatggagaggaaaaaaaggctcaaatgggaaaagtattagagggaaatttcacagttcaaggtgatttcactgttgatttgtttgtttcactgttgttgtttttttaatttcaataattacgtctttccaaaagtcaatgagtaattgtgtaaaataatcgtgatttcaatattgaccaaaataatcgtgattatgattcttttcataatcgagcagccctagtaGGTAGGGAAATAATGTAGTAGTTcctgatcattgtttaggtaagGTAAATAATGTGACAAGCATGTGAAAGTACTTGATGAGCAAACTTTGTTATCTAGTCAAATAGCAGTCGTGGCAGTTTGACTCGAATGTGAATGTTTGTCTTGGGAGTCGATGTGGAGGCGTCATCAGGAGAGGGATGCCACTTTAagccatgaaaaaaaaactgctgcgTACCATCTAACACATTATATTTGACCAGTCATTAATAATGCTTTGTTCGGTTCCGGGGACAAAAAACTAATTCAACACATTTGTGGCCAAAACATAGATGAATAAGAATAGATCATTTAAGAATTAGTTTGCACACACATGTTAAGATACAAAGTGACAGTTTAATACAACTTCCAGCTTCTTTTCTTATAGTAGTTAAGAACATCATTAAGATCATCAATTATTTGAAGAAAATTAAGTGTAAGTTATGATGTAGTTTGTTGGCTCAGGTGATCTGTCTCACCTTTCAACTGGTGGAAGTTTCCCgttaatatataaaatgtataaataccTACTGATAGTACATTCATACTTAGGTCATATAAAAACTTACATAGCCTAACTGGTTAAAGGACAGTGTGACTTGTTCTGCATCCAGCCACCAAATCTAGCAGCAATTGGGACCTACAGCCCCCTGGACATTGTTAAAATTGATcatgaaagaagaagaagaaaaaaagataattatATCACTGTTATACTTGCAGTTCCCTTTGCCAGTGGACACTACAGTCTCCACTTAGCCTTAAACCTGACTGACTGGCACTTTAGTGCTTAACTGGCTCAAATGTCTTTCAGTGTTGTCACAGTcactttaaaacacattttggttCACAGCTGACAGTTTTTGGTAGGTTGCTTCCACGTTTCCAACCTTTACAGTActtaaacgtgtgtgtgtgtgtgtgtgtgtgtgtgtgtgtgtgtgtgtgtgtgtgtgtgtgtgtgtgtgtgtgtgtgtgtgtgtgtgtgtgtgtgtgtgtgtgtgtgtgtgtgtgtgtgtgtttttttctgctggtGTATCCGGGTCCGGGGAGCGTAAGCCACCAGGTGTTTACTTTGTTAAATAAAgaggtgtgtttctgtgtaggTACAGTAGGTGTGCCCAGGGGCCACAACAGTAGAGGGATTTTCCCAGCCTATCTAGTTGTACCCTATACCCttgtacctgtatgtgtgtagagGGTAAGGGCAGGTGTGTTTCCTCAGGACAGCTctgcaaacagacacacacatttggaGTTTCAGTGGGGTTCCTATCTCTACTTTATCTTTATGTAAATACGACAGTTACAGGAGCTTTATTTTGCATAGTACATCATTCTCTATCTCTTGTTTTTCACTTAGTCTCACACACAGTCAATCTGTAACTCATTTCATCCAAACTCTGACATGGCACAGGTTTATTTATCCCTTTTCACAAAATGATTACATTAATTGTAGTTGTGTGTAAATACAGAAGGTGGTGGTGTGTATGGATCATTGTCAtagataggtgtgtgtgtgtaagagtagGGGCATTAGAAATGCCACAGATACAGCTCTTCTATTTATAGACAAAATGAAAGCATGCATCTTTGCTGATGCATGTCGAATGATTAATGTGACTGTTGATAATCTTCTCTCTTCCTGTTTCCCTCTTCACGATAGTAACAATAGCACTAAAGAAAAAGTGATATATCCaaatcagagagagagggagaactcTGGCAATCATCATCATTAGCGATCTACTGTAATTATCATCAGCCCCATTATCGTCATAATCATTGCCACTGCCATATTCatcaataatacattttgtatcaCAGCTGTAACCATCATCATGTATTTTGTCAGCACGActccacacacactgcacaatgCGTGGGTGTCTGTTAGTGTGTGGTCAGACTGCGTCTCTGCCATGCACATACCTGGGTTTACTTTCCCCCCTGCTGACACACAGGGAAGCCCGGCTCTGAATCACACCCACACTCCtccatttttttcataattgtCTTCCTCAATCATGTATCAGCACCCAGAGGAGCAAACTATGAGACTTGACAGGTTGGAGGGAAGAGAGTGGCAGGGAGAGAAGAAGTCGGGTGAGAGAGGGAATATGGGAGAGAATGAGTAGTGGGTGGAGTGAGTTTGATGTGCAGGGGTCAGAGTTAATTGGGTGTTCTGAGTGCAGTGGGCGCAGTGTGGACTCAGACCAGGCATGAAGAAAAGACTCACCAAACCACAAGCACACATATTGTTTGTGTACCTACTTGTCTGGCTTTTTGTCTCCCTCTGCCTCTGCTTTATCTCTCTGAACTCTCTTTCACCTGCCGCTCTCTATCTCCATCTCCTTGCTTCATCTGTTGACTTCACTGAATTAGTGTGTAATAGAATTATTCACATGTGTACTTAGCTGGCTGTATGTCTTCATTCTGCACTGGATGTCTTTTGCTCCCTATACAGTTCTCTTATGTCTCCTTTTCATTTGATTTTCCTTCTTCCTCCTACTCCTGTTTCAGTTTGCCTGTGAATACAAAACATCCATTATTCTCCCTGGTCTTTTCTGACCTCCAAGTCCTCTGCCAATCTgtctacacacgcacacacacggataTCAAATATGAGACCTTACTGATACTGGTGTACTGTCATTATTTACTTATGGTTGCCTTCTGTAGATATAACACATTTAACATTTGCAGTATCTGTTTTTTCTGCTGAGGTACATCAACAAACATGGCTTTGGCACAGTTATTGTACACTTTATTTTCAAAATCCCATCATACTGTAtcctgtatgtgttttttttgtagttcCAGTATGGAGAGTTCATGTTAAAGAGTCAGAAACAAGTCTTTAATTCCGTAATAAGCAGAGTGGTCAGCAGTAATCATCATGCATTCTCTGCTATAGGCTTTGTTGTTTTCCTGTAATGTCAATCTGCAGCCATACCCCCGTTCTGCCCCTCACAAACTTTCTCTTAACACTCCCAGAATAATAATTCTGGCTAATAACAGAATATTTGTGAAAGTGTTAACTGCTGTCTTTAATAGACTGGCATTGCATTAGTTTAGGCACAGCAGTATCAGATTACTTTACGATCAGTAATCGCAGAATTTCTAATACTCTGCTccaaaaaaaaggacaaaaaaatagaaacacctCCCGATATAATGCAGTACAACACCACCTTTAACTGGGACCTCAGTATAACTAATAACATAATAACATATaatgtcaacaaaaactgaacagtCTAGGCGTCAGAAAAATAGACTATGGCAGAAACTGTATTTACAGGTGTATAAAGTATTTCTAGAACAAGTAGTTGGAAGCCAAAATGGGACATTGAGAGTTATAATAATATCTGGTCCCAGGGCATTTAATttcacttaaaggaacacgccaacttattgggactttagcttattcaccataacccccagagttagataagtccatacatacccttctcctctccgtgcgtgttgtaactctgtcagacggctccaccggtagcttagcctagcacggatcctgaaggtaatcggttccaactagcctactgctccgaataagtgacaaaataatgccaacatgttccaatttacatgttgtgatttgtatagtcacagcgtgtacaaataacaaggtcacatgagacacagccatcttctaaccgtatataaactgggaactattttctcagaaaggcgaagcattgctactctgctcggggcttctcaggtgctgcaagcatatcactccacccaagtagcagaagtagcactgttgtgttctgaatgaacaCTTCGGATAACAAATTTGTAGTGCATATTTTGTGCTGTTACTCCAAAGAGAGCTGTACAGCCAAATGTAGTGTAAAGTTGGTGATCATTCTCTTGAATGAAGCCCTCAAGGAACAATGGAAAGAAGATCCAGGAGGGTTGGAGAGTTTCAACCCTCCTGGACTGACTtctaattaaaattaaaatcagCCACCCTCAGTCCATTTCTTTCTCATTTACTCTTCTTCTCTCGCTCTGCTTTTCTCTCGGTCTCTCTTGACCTCTCATTTGCTCTTCTTGTTTCTTTGTGTCTCTCATCCTCCATTGCCCTGTccttctttgttgttgttgttgttattattaagcCAATTTACCCTTGGCAATTGTAACTGTAGTAACAGCTTTACTCGAGGGCCGCAGACCTCTTTTTACACAGGCTGTATGTACATTGCCATCTACTCCTGTGAAGCTGACACAGGCAGGGTTTCATTAATACACCGTAGCACACTATATCTTAAATCAACAAGTATGGCTGTATAAACAATTAAGACCTCCTAGATTTATAGAAATGTATACCTATAATTTATCTGAAGTTTTATCTgaagtgtgcgtgcgtgcatccTTGTCCTGTattattgtgttgttttccATTTTATGTCTAGTAATGACTCATCTGTGGTCAATAGCCTGCCTCTTGATTCTGTCCAAactttctctttgtctctctgacacacacacacacacacacacacacacacacacacacacacactctgtctctgtttaaGCTTTCTAATGCTCTCTAACCAACTGATGTTGAATTGTTTACACGTCAGTTGCCagttgtgtgtgtacgtgtgtgtttctttcaaactcatgagtgtgtgtgcaggatCCCTCAACACTTGCATTGGATAGagctctgaaatgttttgcaacaTCAGTGCAATAGCAGGAGCTACGTGTGGTAAACTCAATAAATCTGGTAAGGGTCTATGATCCAGTTATGTTAGCTGTGTACGTTTTCTTTATTGTCTCAAAATgaacactctctttctgtctctctttttcacaGTGTCGGATGGTGTGTAAGGACGTGTCGGCTGAGACCATGTACGACGTTCTCCATGACATTGAATACAGGAAGAAATGGGACACAAACGTCATTGAGACCTTCGATATCGGGAAACTTACCGTCAATGCAGATGTTGGTTACTACTCATGTATGTTACACACTTAAGTGTAAACAAGCGTTCATTTGTCACTAATATGATTTGGGGCTGTAAAGGGAAGCAGAGACACATACAAAGTGCACGTTGATCGACAGGACAATGTTTTGTTGATCAGATTTATCTTGTGTGTTAACAGGGAAGTGTCCGAGTCCTCTTCGGAACCGCGATGTCATCACTCTTCGCTCCTGGCTTGCAATGGGGAAAGATTACATCATCATGAACTACTCTGTCAAACATGCcgtgagtacacacacacatgcaaacacacaatcGGGGCTTATACATGCTCAGCTGGGGCCCTGCTCATTCACCCTTAATATAACTCTGTGCACATGTGCTCAAAGGTGCATTGTAAAACAAATGGCCCGTTTTGAAATGAGTGCACATTGGTTGAGCCGACATGAACGTTGATCCAGTTAAGCAAGCTTAAGGGGGTTCTGTATGAAAAGAAATCCCaattacaggtgtgtgtgtgtgtgtgtgtgtgtgtgtgtgtgtgtgtgtgtgtgtgtgtgatttaaaacaaccactgcatcCAGAAACTAAAGCAAGTTTGGCACCTTTTCAAAGAGAGCGCAACCCCATACCTCCAGCCCTTTTTGCTTTTACCTTGGAAAATGATAGAGGTACTGTGGTGGCATTTCTTCAGTTTAAGTGTAGTGTAGTTAATTTGATTCAgttgaatacattgtgtttTAAGTTCAGCTTCCAGTCGTGCTTTTTaggcttgttttgtctgactaaCTGTCTCaaaccaaaagatattcagtttactataaCATAATACAAgggaaagcagcaaatcctctcaATTGAGGAGCTGGAACCAGATAATGTTTGGCAGAAAAATTACTTATTTGATaaattgattattaaaatagttgcagattcatTTTCTGACAATCAACTACTCAATTTACAGAGTAGTTGTTTAACTTGTACCTCTCGCgatctgtcttcctgtcttgtttctttttcttctctgtctATCTTGCGTTTCTGTCTGTCCCtcggtctctctttctctcggtTTCTCAGTTTCACCTCACTAATATAATGTTTACAAAAGGATAAGACGTTTCATGTGACACTTAGCTGTTGACTTCCACCTCCTTTTCCGCATTCCTGCATTAATAAGTGGTTACGAACATaatagacgtgtgtgtgtgtgtgtgtgtgtgtgtgtgtttgattagCCAAGGTCACTCTGTAGTGTAGCTTGGCTTGTGGAGTGCAGTTTAAGGGGATCCGTAGTGGAGTGCTGAGTTCACACGTCCACTGTCAGTCCACTTATACTGTATTTGACACTACACTCATCTGCTCTCTTTCCCATGATTATTAATAACTGCTTTTTCACTCGTTTATTTGAAACTGCCCTGTAGTAACTGTCGAAGTATAAAGTTCTTGCAAGAGAGgcctatatatttatattagggCTACAGATAATGACTACTAATGACTATCAGTTGATCTGTTGAGCACTATTTTAGCCACAATGGCAGCCTGGCTCCAGGGATAGCAGTGCTATTATTGGATGGATGACATTTTGTGCATTTTGTAcagttagcattgtcattgttagcatgctgacgttagcatttagctcaaagcaccgctcTGCCTACAGTAAGTATGTAagtagcatggctgtagacgcTTATGTCTTgttgattaatcgttgaatatataaaatgtttaaaaagccCATTGTGAGTTACCAGAGCCCAAAGTAATGActtaaaatagctatttttgtctgaccaacagccAAAAATCAATCACGTTAAGTAAATCTTCTATCGATCAAGTAGTTGACTGATTATTAGGTCAGATATGGAGTTTCCTGGTATGGCGGATGTGTCAagaatgtagagagacatcTAATTTGTGACTAATACTTCAAATCCTATAGTGTCTCTACATTATGTCAGAACATTATAATGTTGGCCCAGATTTCCCTGAAACCTGCAGATGTAGTGTTTCACGAAAGCTGTCATTGTACTGCTAGCAGAAATTCCTACATTGTAGTCTACTAGAGAGGTGTAGAGAGGTGCAGGCAGCATAAATATGAGTCAAATAGTAGGGAAATGATAAAGCAGTTATCTGAAGGTCTCCTCTGATAAAGGTTCTTTAGCTGACTGCGGCTCTGTGTGCTTTTTAAGTGGTCCGCAGTGTGCCTGTCCCAATTAGCACAGGCTAACCAGTGCTGTACTTTATCATCATGAATAATAATCTTGACATAATCAGAGGAGCCAGCAGTGGAATAGTGGGCCTTTGCTGCTTCTATTCACAGAATAGTGTGGACTGGATTTGCGTCAGAAAGATGACTGTGAAGCAGAACATCAGATTGACTGGCAGCAGAAAACACGACACAGAAAAGCATCCCAGAATCCTAGTGCTTACCCAGCACAAAGTATGTCGACcatttaacccccccccccacagccAGTGTGAGCCATTTacataataaattaattaaatctgGAGCTACCAAAAATTAATGAAGATTTCACGGGGCTCCTTGTCCTGTTCAAGGTTGGTATATGCACTGAATAAGGATGTTATTTCCAATAAGaatctgtgtatgtatgtatgtgtattgtCTCTACAGAAATACCCTCCTAAAAAGGACAAGGTGCGAGCTGTGTCCATTCAGACTGGTTACATGATCCAGGACCAGGGACCAACCAACCACTGTACTCTCACTTACTTGGCCCAGGTAGATCCACGaggtaactaacacacacacacacacacacacacacacacacacacacacacacacacacacacacacacacacacaggtgcttAACGCAGGCTCAAAGTTCTAATGAATCATTCATTCCCCTGTATTTATGTCAAATTGAGTCGCCATAGTAACCATATGAAGGACAGAGTCTATTTCACTGCCACCTCACTCtatccctcttctctctcccttctctctttttctgttcaTTGATCTAATTCTCCCTTTAATTCACTTCTTTACTGTCACACTCTTGCATGCAAGTGCTAATTGTGTAAATGTCTTTAATCACTGATTTGTAATGTGTTGCAGTGAGTAGCAAGTTACAAAGCTCCACTTTGATCCTGGATGACATGACATTTAATAGAGCAAGCTTTAATGTATTCCTCTGttcactctgtttctctttgCAGGTTCGTTACCCAAGTGGGTTGTCAACAAGTCTTCCCACTTCCTTGCTCCTCATGTAAGTCATTTGCAGATTAACAGAGATTCTTTATTATTGGCATATCTAATACTGGCAGTGCATTTAAGTACAATCATTTCCTTTCCGCTAGCTG of Sander lucioperca isolate FBNREF2018 chromosome 5, SLUC_FBN_1.2, whole genome shotgun sequence contains these proteins:
- the stard10 gene encoding START domain-containing protein 10; translation: MSGQTVTIPDDRAFASFKAECLCDEGWSMSHNKGGITVWTQGLEEGKPIHKMKCRMVCKDVSAETMYDVLHDIEYRKKWDTNVIETFDIGKLTVNADVGYYSWKCPSPLRNRDVITLRSWLAMGKDYIIMNYSVKHAKYPPKKDKVRAVSIQTGYMIQDQGPTNHCTLTYLAQVDPRGSLPKWVVNKSSHFLAPHAMKKINKACLKYPEWKQRHNPGFKPWLYPEQTTLPSIPLSELSIQHAESLENIDESSLAEIQEREDSD